The DNA segment TTTCTATCTTCGCTATAAATAGCTTTTTGTCTTTTCTTTATAATTTCCATGTCACCATGATGATAAGGTTGGCCTCCACCACCTATACATCCACCAGGACAAGCCATTATTTCTATAGCATCATATTTAGATTCCCCTTTTTGGATAGATTCAAGCATTGCTCTTGCATTGCCTAAACCATGAGCTATACCTATTTTCAAACTTT comes from the Senegalia massiliensis genome and includes:
- a CDS encoding iron hydrogenase small subunit encodes the protein SLKIGIAHGLGNARAMLESIQKGESKYDAIEIMACPGGCIGGGGQPYHHGDMEIIKKRQKAIYSEDRNKKRRKSHENQEVLKLYKEFLGEPYGEKAHELLHTYYTPKEKI